CCCCCAATACCAAGCCAGGTCAAGCCGGGATGGAGGCGGGTGGGGGGCAGATCCGCAGGCTCATTAAAGGGGACCGTGAGGGCACTTGGTGGCCAAAATTGGCATGCAGCTTGCCCTTTTACACCAGACTGTGCTGGCACTTTCCAGCCTCCCCACCTGCAGAGCCAGCTCTCTGAGATCCTGGGGGCCTCGACCCCCTGACAGGGCATACTCTCTCTGGACTGACCCAGGCCGGACTGGCCCAGTCTGTGCAGGTTTTTACTGGTTGAGATCTGCCTGGGTAACACAGCTTTAGCCTGGAAGAGGGCTGGAACGAGGCAGAGACAGATAAAGGAAGGAAaccgggagggagaaagaaggattagaagatgtagaagcagcgtggcctagtggaaagagcacaggcctgggagtcagaaggacctgggttctaatcctgcctcctctatttgtctgctgtgtggccttggggaagtcatctcatttctctgggcctcagttacctcatctgtaaaatggggattaagactgtgagcccgtgggggacatggacttggtccaacctgataagcttgtatctaccccagcacttagtacagtgcctggcacataataagcgcttaacaaataccattaaaagcaaaaaaagatatgaagacagaggagatgagaaaaaggatggagaaggagggggaaagaaggtgaaaggggggagaggagaaagaaatggaggaggaagagaaaatggaaaggagaataaagaggaagagttgggggagagatgaagaggaagagaagggagagaaagagggcaagaggaggaagaggagatagaggaggaagagaagaaagagaacagtgtgtctaatggttagagcatatacctgggagtcagagaacctaggttctaatcctgactctgccacttgtctgctgcatgattttgggcaagtcacttaacttctctgtgcctcagttacttcacttgtaaaattgagattaaatcctactccttcctagacagtaaactccatgtgggatagggactttgtccaacctgatgctttgcatctaccccagtgcttggcacatagtaagtgcttaaccagtgccattatacaaaaaaggagaggaggaagagaaggaaggaaggtagatctaggagggaggaggatggactAGGCGGCCTAGGGAGCCTCACCTGTGTTGATGACTTTCTGGATGGCCTTGGCCACCTGCCCCTTGAGCACGGAGTTGAGCACCTTAACTAGCAGGATGAGGCAGGTGCAAAGCACCACCAAAGAGCCGGCCAAAAGGATCAGTCCCACGGCCAGGTCCGGCAGGACCGTGTCCACGAACAGGTGGCGACCTACAGGAGGTACCAGAGATGGCTGAGCCTTGGGGAGACCCCCGACTTCCCCTTCCCCAAAttagaagccccctcccccttagagggCCAGCACCTCCTTTACTCCCCACCCCTTGAAGGTGACCTACATTTTTCCATGGTGGCATTGCTCATTGTCCAGCTGGCATTGACGTCGGCCCTGGGCAGGGCGGCAGGGACCTAGAGCcaagaggggcagaggcagagagcttTAGGGGAGACTCACCCCAGAGTTTCTGACTTCCTGAGAAGTCTCTCTGGACCGAAACTCAGCTACAAACCCTTCATCCCCTGCTGCCTTTTATGAGGGGCCAAGGGAGAACTGGAGCAGCGGCCAGACTCTAGATTGCCAGCTTCTATTCTGGGATTTGGGGCTCACTGTGGTTCTATATGAACCCTTTGGGCTGGGGAGCAACCGGCCAAGTGCACAGAGGGCACCCCAAGTGGGAGATCGGATCCAGGGTTCTGGACTGGGCACAGGAgacgcccccacccctccagaagGATCAGAGAGAAAAGACTCCTCAACACGACTCTTTGGTCTCTTGGGCGACCTTACTCTGCAACTGAACCTCGGCttgcccgggggcgggggttcCCAGAAGACCTCGGACCCAAGTTGAACCCCCACCTCCCAGAGAACCTTGGTCCAGTTTGATGTCCAGTGGTTTGGTCTGGAACTGAGACTCCAGGATGGCctcgtggggagggagagagttgggggtagGGGCGAGCTTTTCTGGGGTTCAGGTAGcccagagtgggggagggggcgggggggagtcctcaccggggagacaggcaggtcaCACCAGATGCGGATCAGGCTGTGGTTATGCAGGCTCTCGTTTCCCGTGGCGATGCCTGTGATCACTGACTTATCCAgctgggtggtgggagaggagaaggactgTTTGGGGGCGCAGGCCTGGggtgctccctctcctttcccctcctctatccccccagatcttccttcccctccccacctggatGAGCAACCGGGTGAAGGGCTCTGTGATGATCTTGAGGAGGTCGGGGGCATCCTTGCCACTGTGGATGTTGAAACTGGCCACCACGAGGCGTGTGGTGTGATGGAGGTAGCCTGTGGCCACCTCTAAGGGCAGCAGGACCAGCACAGAGAGCCAGTTGAAGCAGTCATGTACCGTGGCCCCCGCAAAGGCTCTTGGAAGatgggggggtagaaggaggaagagagaattaaGCAACCCCaagacactctccccacccaggGACAGGAAAACCCCAGCAGATCCTCCAGGGACTCCCAGAGACCAGGCTCTGGTTGAAATGATAGTAGTTGTGATAATTTttttatcctatttgttaagcacttactaagtgtcaaacaccgttctaagcaatgagatagatacaagttaattaggaaggacatagttcctgtcccacgtgggactcacggcctaAGTAGCAGGAAAtaggggtattgaatcctcattttacagttgaggaaactgaggcacagagatattaagtgacctgccaaagatcacagagcaagcgcttagcagagctgaaattagaactcaggtcctctttccaccaggccacggtaCTTCTGGCTTAtgcagtgcttactatctgccaagcactgagctaagagctggggtgggtacagtacaataggttggacatggtccctatcctacacaggctcatggtctaatggggagggataaCAGGATTCTTAGAGTGAGACAAGATTTCTCAACCTTGAAACAAGTCAAGAACTGCTcgaagtgatggtatttattgggcatctactgAATGAAGTATGCTGTACACATTTGTGCAGTCAACCCCTCCATAACATTTATGTAAAAATATTTATTCCTTTCTCCTTATAAGatgctttagtgtctgtctccctggtagACTccgaacttcttgagggcagagatcatgtctactaacattAGGGcttagtattgtattctcccaggccgcacagaattggcagacaataAACAGTActaaaattgtggcatttcttaaacgcttactatttgccagacactgtactaagtactggggtggatacaagcgaatcgagttggatgcagtccctgtcccatgtggggctcacagtttcaatccccattttatacttgaggtaactgaggcccagagaagtaaaatgatttgcccaaggctgctcagcagacaagtgttgcaactgtgattagaacccatgaccttctgacttccaggcctgtgctctaaccgctaCTCCATGCTTCCCCACATCTGAGACCCCCacattcctccccctctctcaagGGTTCCCCAAGCTTCTCTCTGTCTTGGGGATCCctacccacctccccaaccccaggccccTAAACTgggccctccccttcccgccctccaGCCCCGCCGAGGTCTAGGAGGCTCTCACCGCCGGAAGTCAGTCCTGTCCCCGGCCTGCATGAGGGCCACAATGGTGTTGGTGACCGAGGTGCCGATGTTGGAGCCCATGATGATGGGAATGGCCGAGCTGACCTCCAGCACTGTGGGGGCCCAGGGCTCAGCCACCACCCACACTGGTGGACCTGATCCGgaccccccccacacctcccacctgcctcctccccagtTTGGGGTTCTTGGCAGACCCCTTCCCACCAAGGGCTCAGACCAAGGCCCCAGAAGCCCAGTCTTCCCGAGCGGTGAGGCCCAGAACTGGGTGGGGAGGTTCTCCTGGCTGCCCCCGCCTTCCCCAGCCCGCTGGCCCCCAGGGCTCAGGGCACTCACGGCCGGAGGACACCATGCTGACAATGATGGAGGTGGACGTGCTGGAGCTCTGTACCAACACGGTCACCAGGATACCCACCACCAACCCTGCCACTGGGTTGGACAAGATGGCGCTGTCTTTGAAGATGTCACCGGCCACCTTGCCTGGGGGAGCAGACAGAtgggtctgggggcggggagagggaggaggagcaggatagGGAGATGCCTATGgccccctcttctttttctctttttcctcttcaccttcttttccttctcctctttttcctcttcccctcatcctcctgatcttcttcctcttcctgctctctcctgtTCCTCCTACTGCTCCTAATCTTACTCTAGcccgcctccttcctcttcttctaccaTTTATCTTCtcctgttcacccctccctcttcctccacctttcccccttttctgctccttctctatttgttctctccttcctgctccttcatctctttctctccccactcctcctcctgctcctcctcctgctcctcctcctccttttctctctatcaatcaatcaatcagttcattagtggaatttattgagtgcttactacgtgcagaacactgtactaagcacttgggagagtacggaacagcaaaattagcagacactttccctgctccataacaagcctcctctttctcctgctcctttaccccattctctcctctcttcttcttcctcatctttcttctctcctcttacgTGGCCTCCCACAGCTCATCTACAGGGAAAAATGGAACCTTCCTCCtaggctccctcttcccccttccctcctcccctggttGGGCCCCCATCCACTTTTCTTCATCCTCTCCacccctaccccctccctgccctccagaaagcTCCACCAGGGCCTTGCCAACCACCAGGTCTCCCTGACAGGTGGCAAAACACagtctctgtgagccccaggagccctCTGGGCACCTACCCCCTGCCAGCTGGAAGGCGGAGCTTAGCACGTCCAGAGAGCAGACGAAGAAGTAGAGGAAGATTAACATGAGCGGGATCTTAAGGAGGGAGATGCAGACGGAGCGCACCTTCTCAGCCAGCCCCACCTCTGCCAGGGGTGGAGACCCTCAGTGAGGACCCAGTTGGGCTCCCCCACACCCCGGGACTCACCCCTCGGTCACCACCCCTTCTGCCATTTTGTCtgtgggctcacagcctctcTCTCTTGGTCCCTGCCTATGCCAAGATGGGGCTGTGTGACCGGTTctggcctccccccgcccacccagaaATCAGTTGGGGGGTTCTAGAAACAGTTGGGGGGCAGATCTCGAAGCTCCTCTAGGCAGACCTCCCtcgggggggcagaggagagaggacccAGCACAGCTCACGGAGGGACCACCCCATCTCTCACCTGACTTCTGGCcctcttctagcaccagcttgggGGGCAGTGGATCCAGCTCATAGGGGTCCAGGCCCTCCACCAGGCCCTCCACCACCAGCCGGCCTGGGGAGCCGGGGCACAGGCAGCCACGTTCCGGATGGCTCACCGTGCTGATGCTGGGAAAGGCGTAGGCAGGAGTCCCTGGAATTCTGTGCAGAACTGGGAAGAGATTCCCCCAATAGGGGAAGAGCTATCCCTTGGTCTGCAGTGCCAAAGAGAGGGGTTTTGTGGCACCAAATCTCTGAGGTGGAAGACACCCCTACGCCTTCCCCCAGAagcagtgcaataataataataataataagcacctttgtaaagtacttactaaatgtcaagcactgttctgaccattggggtaggcacaagatcatcagtttgaacacagtccctggcccacacagggctcacagtcttaatccccattttacagatgaagtaactgaggcacagagaagaaaagtgattttcccaaggccacacaacagacaagtggcagacccaggattagaactcacatccttctgactggGGCCCATACttttaaccactaggtcatgctgcttccatgctagACTCGAGGGATGCTCCCGATCCGGGTAGTCCTGGATGTCTCTGGTCCAGGGGGAGCCCCTGGTCCCGTCCAGCTGAAGTGGGGCAAGGGCAGGGCCGGGCAAGGTTCTCCCCCACAGGGACACTCAGAGGGTAGATCTGGCACTgggtaggggcaggggcaggggtagGGGCTGTACCTTGAGGGCTGGGTGTGTAAGCGAAGGCAGCCCCGCGGATGACCCTGGGCCCTCGGGCTGGAAGCGGGGACATGGCTGGACCCAGATGTCTCTCTCCATAGGGCATCATCCTGACCCCATTCACCTGGGCACAAACACACAGGTGGTTGCTCCTCCCCAGTTCGGGTCACCCCAGGATGACCCTGGTTCCGGAGGGAACCTACCCAAGAGAGTGAATTGAAATATTTCATTTAACAAACAAGCCAAAAAATGGATTTTAACCACCCATCTCTCTCTTAGACCTCCCCCCAGGCTCCACCTGCACTTCAGGCTGGGACCCTCTAGGACTCCCTAGGAGAAGGTCACAGATTTCCTAGAGAGAAGCCCCATGAGCAGTGCCACGGTTATAAATTCCAGAACCTTCAGCAGGGCTGAATTTCCAAATGAACCCCCATTCCATTCCCCCCATCCCTtttaacaatcaatggtatttactgagtgcttacggaatgcagagcactgtactatatgccctTGGGAATACACTatagttggtagactcgatccctgccctcagagagtttac
This sequence is a window from Ornithorhynchus anatinus isolate Pmale09 chromosome X2, mOrnAna1.pri.v4, whole genome shotgun sequence. Protein-coding genes within it:
- the SLC34A1 gene encoding sodium-dependent phosphate transport protein 2A isoform X1, with the translated sequence MMPYGERHLGPAMSPLPARGPRVIRGAAFAYTPSPQVLHRIPGTPAYAFPSISTVSHPERGCLCPGSPGRLVVEGLVEGLDPYELDPLPPKLVLEEGQKSEVGLAEKVRSVCISLLKIPLMLIFLYFFVCSLDVLSSAFQLAGGKVAGDIFKDSAILSNPVAGLVVGILVTVLVQSSSTSTSIIVSMVSSGLLEVSSAIPIIMGSNIGTSVTNTIVALMQAGDRTDFRRAFAGATVHDCFNWLSVLVLLPLEVATGYLHHTTRLVVASFNIHSGKDAPDLLKIITEPFTRLLIQLDKSVITGIATGNESLHNHSLIRIWCDLPVSPVPAALPRADVNASWTMSNATMEKCRHLFVDTVLPDLAVGLILLAGSLVVLCTCLILLVKVLNSVLKGQVAKAIQKVINTDFPPPFTWLTGYFAMVVGAGMTFVVQSSSVFTSAITPLIGLGVISIERAYPLTLGSNIGTTTTAILAALASPGDKLASAFQIALCHFFFNISGILLWYPLPCTRLPIRMAKALGKRTAKYRWFAVLYLLVCFLLLPSLVFGISMAGWQVMVGVGAPFAGLLAFVALVNVLQHRSPDHLPKWLQTWEFLPRWMRSLKPLDGLITRATLCCAHADPAKSPRLPARATYDNPGARVYLQELPRAMPSPPPPPPHGATRL
- the SLC34A1 gene encoding sodium-dependent phosphate transport protein 2A isoform X2, whose product is MMPYGERHLGPAMSPLPARGPRVIRGAAFAYTPSPQVLHRIPGTPAYAFPSISTVSHPERGCLCPGSPGRLVVEGLVEGLDPYELDPLPPKLVLEEGQKSGKVAGDIFKDSAILSNPVAGLVVGILVTVLVQSSSTSTSIIVSMVSSGLLEVSSAIPIIMGSNIGTSVTNTIVALMQAGDRTDFRRAFAGATVHDCFNWLSVLVLLPLEVATGYLHHTTRLVVASFNIHSGKDAPDLLKIITEPFTRLLIQLDKSVITGIATGNESLHNHSLIRIWCDLPVSPVPAALPRADVNASWTMSNATMEKCRHLFVDTVLPDLAVGLILLAGSLVVLCTCLILLVKVLNSVLKGQVAKAIQKVINTDFPPPFTWLTGYFAMVVGAGMTFVVQSSSVFTSAITPLIGLGVISIERAYPLTLGSNIGTTTTAILAALASPGDKLASAFQIALCHFFFNISGILLWYPLPCTRLPIRMAKALGKRTAKYRWFAVLYLLVCFLLLPSLVFGISMAGWQVMVGVGAPFAGLLAFVALVNVLQHRSPDHLPKWLQTWEFLPRWMRSLKPLDGLITRATLCCAHADPAKSPRLPARATYDNPGARVYLQELPRAMPSPPPPPPHGATRL